The proteins below come from a single Chryseobacterium sp. MA9 genomic window:
- a CDS encoding glycosyltransferase, whose translation MPKVLFLTTSHSYNDDRIFYHQAKALRDNGYEVKICSLYAEYKGIIEGIEIESYAVLEESIEKKMETFRKVCDNFQPQTIVCSEPLAVVASKKFVKEHNASCIYDVTEWYPSMSMLGKYRFPAKIFQTIKFSLIQWYAGFLSTHFIFGETTKKFPLAYFFCFKKQMILPYYPDTAYINENIKNIDSDAITLCYTGQISKDKGIENFFNAIDKLCQKVPALHVRILIIGSTVQESDELYFSALLKKYSFDHIELRKPTTFERFTEAFADADICFDLREINFENNHSLPIKLFYFMGAGKPVIYSNLKGIRKHMGSLSFGSLVDPQNADAISEVILNYIRNPELYHLHALNARKEFEEKYNWSTIKESFVDFVKRSIDK comes from the coding sequence ATGCCTAAAGTACTTTTTTTAACGACATCCCACAGCTATAATGATGACCGAATTTTTTATCATCAGGCGAAGGCTCTTAGAGATAACGGGTATGAAGTAAAAATATGCAGTTTATATGCAGAATATAAAGGCATTATTGAAGGAATTGAAATAGAATCTTATGCCGTTCTGGAGGAAAGTATAGAAAAGAAAATGGAAACATTCCGTAAGGTTTGTGACAATTTTCAACCCCAGACTATCGTTTGCTCTGAACCTCTTGCAGTGGTGGCATCAAAGAAATTTGTAAAAGAACATAATGCAAGCTGTATCTATGATGTTACAGAATGGTATCCTTCTATGTCAATGCTTGGCAAGTATCGGTTTCCAGCTAAAATCTTTCAGACCATTAAGTTTTCTCTTATTCAATGGTATGCAGGATTTTTGAGCACTCATTTTATTTTTGGAGAAACTACCAAAAAGTTTCCTTTAGCGTATTTTTTTTGCTTTAAAAAGCAGATGATCCTTCCTTATTATCCAGATACTGCTTACATCAATGAAAATATCAAAAATATTGATTCTGATGCTATTACCCTTTGTTATACAGGTCAGATTTCTAAAGATAAAGGAATTGAAAACTTTTTTAATGCCATAGATAAGCTTTGTCAAAAAGTCCCAGCACTTCATGTCAGGATTCTGATTATCGGATCAACAGTACAGGAAAGTGATGAACTTTATTTTTCAGCGCTACTGAAGAAATATTCTTTTGATCATATTGAGCTCAGAAAACCCACGACATTTGAGCGGTTTACAGAAGCATTTGCAGATGCAGATATATGTTTTGACCTTCGTGAAATCAATTTTGAAAACAATCACTCACTGCCGATAAAATTGTTTTACTTTATGGGAGCAGGAAAACCGGTGATCTATTCAAACTTGAAGGGAATCCGAAAACATATGGGTTCACTTTCATTTGGCAGTCTGGTAGATCCGCAGAATGCTGATGCCATTTCAGAAGTTATCCTTAATTATATAAGAAATCCGGAGCTGTATCATTTGCATGCTCTCAATGCCAGGAAAGAATTTGAAGAAAAATATAATTGGAGCACGATAAAAGAGTCCTTTGTTGATTTTGTGAAAAGATCTATTGATAAATAA
- a CDS encoding sulfite exporter TauE/SafE family protein, giving the protein MEIGLIVSAIALGFASGFHCIGMCGPIALSMGLTKKQAANFYLQNLTYQLGRIFTYSLLGALLGIIGQGFEMAGFQKYLTITAGALLIIMAVFSFGGKDFASKIPFLSKFLYTVKLNLGKLLQKADYRSRFSTGVLNGFLPCGMVYMALTASLAGGGIWQGALYMALFGLGTLPFMFAIVLAGNLMNQAFRVKVLKAVPVIMIILGGLFILRGLELGIPYVSPKAEAMTIIKDPNGAVNCH; this is encoded by the coding sequence ATGGAAATAGGACTTATTGTATCGGCTATTGCTTTAGGCTTTGCTTCCGGTTTTCACTGTATCGGAATGTGCGGTCCTATTGCCCTGTCGATGGGATTAACCAAAAAACAGGCAGCTAACTTCTATCTTCAGAACCTTACCTATCAATTGGGGAGAATATTTACCTATTCATTATTAGGCGCACTTCTTGGAATTATTGGGCAGGGATTTGAAATGGCAGGCTTCCAGAAATACCTGACTATTACTGCAGGAGCTCTTCTAATTATTATGGCTGTATTTTCATTTGGTGGAAAAGATTTTGCTTCGAAAATCCCCTTCCTTTCCAAATTTTTATACACTGTCAAATTAAACTTAGGAAAACTACTTCAGAAGGCAGATTACCGTTCAAGATTCTCTACAGGAGTTTTGAATGGGTTTTTACCGTGCGGAATGGTTTACATGGCACTTACTGCCAGTCTTGCAGGAGGAGGAATATGGCAGGGAGCTTTATATATGGCTTTATTTGGTCTTGGAACCCTTCCGTTCATGTTTGCTATCGTTTTAGCCGGAAATCTGATGAATCAGGCCTTCAGGGTAAAAGTTTTGAAAGCAGTTCCGGTCATCATGATCATATTGGGAGGATTATTCATTCTAAGAGGTCTTGAGCTGGGAATTCCCTATGTTTCTCCGAAAGCCGAAGCTATGACGATTATTAAAGATCCAAACGGAGCTGTTAACTGCCATTAA
- a CDS encoding polysaccharide biosynthesis C-terminal domain-containing protein gives MQLTIIKTFVSRFLILILSFGLVIYSTNMWGSEGKGTISIVIANAAAVSFFSSIFSGSSASYFASRFKIEKVLLFAYLWSLLTGLLIPFLFSLASIQDEYLLYLIGISVFSSLLSTNISLFIGTQDIRSFNVYTVLQQLVHIIFIGILVYLFGKKDVSVYFLAQIGCLALLFLTSFFQIIKKCNISEISFCKDVARNMFEYGWKTQLSAFVQFLNYRLSFYFLEYFEGIASVGIFSIGVTFSEAIWTISRSIAVVLYSDVVNSKSREESVEKTKNSLKLTFILMIGFILGIIIIPSQIYELIFGKEFRDTKEIMLLLSPGIFAIAVSDMVGHYFSGMRELKILNVKSIVGLVVTVIFSFIAIPRWGILGACLATTSSYLVSAFLLFRKFYSSTTFSLKDYMVSKEEIQLLKEKFLKK, from the coding sequence ATGCAGCTTACTATTATTAAAACTTTTGTCTCACGTTTTCTTATTCTGATTCTGAGTTTCGGCCTGGTGATCTATTCTACGAATATGTGGGGAAGTGAAGGAAAGGGAACTATTTCTATTGTGATAGCCAATGCTGCAGCGGTGAGTTTTTTCAGCAGTATTTTTTCAGGAAGCAGTGCTTCCTATTTTGCTTCAAGGTTTAAAATAGAAAAGGTTTTATTATTTGCCTATCTGTGGTCTCTTCTGACAGGGCTTTTAATCCCGTTTTTATTCAGTCTGGCTTCTATTCAGGATGAATACCTTTTGTATCTTATCGGTATCTCTGTTTTTTCTTCACTGTTATCTACCAATATTAGTTTATTTATTGGAACACAGGATATTAGGAGTTTTAATGTTTACACTGTTTTACAACAACTTGTACATATTATCTTTATCGGAATATTGGTATATCTGTTTGGTAAAAAAGATGTTTCAGTATACTTTCTTGCACAAATCGGGTGTCTGGCGCTTCTCTTCCTGACCAGCTTTTTTCAGATCATCAAAAAATGTAATATTTCCGAAATATCATTCTGTAAAGATGTTGCCAGAAATATGTTTGAATATGGCTGGAAAACCCAGCTGAGTGCTTTTGTTCAGTTTCTGAACTATAGACTTTCTTTTTATTTCCTGGAATATTTTGAAGGGATCGCCAGCGTAGGAATATTTTCTATCGGAGTGACTTTTTCTGAAGCCATATGGACAATTTCCAGAAGTATTGCTGTGGTTTTATATTCAGATGTGGTTAATAGCAAAAGCAGGGAAGAATCTGTAGAGAAAACCAAGAATTCTTTAAAACTGACCTTTATTTTGATGATAGGTTTTATACTGGGAATCATTATCATCCCGTCACAGATCTATGAATTGATTTTCGGAAAAGAATTCAGGGATACTAAAGAAATCATGCTTCTTTTATCCCCGGGAATTTTTGCCATTGCTGTAAGTGACATGGTAGGACATTACTTCTCAGGAATGAGGGAGCTAAAGATTCTCAATGTAAAATCAATAGTCGGGTTGGTTGTTACAGTTATATTTTCTTTCATTGCAATACCCAGATGGGGAATTTTGGGAGCCTGTCTTGCAACCACATCATCTTATTTGGTTTCAGCGTTCCTGCTGTTCCGGAAATTTTATAGTTCTACTACATTCAGTTTGAAAGATTATATGGTGTCAAAAGAGGAAATTCAGCTTTTAAAAGAAAAATTTCTGAAGAAATAA
- a CDS encoding (Fe-S)-binding protein has translation MDFNIKTMAEYAAEGKAPEVLFWVGCAGSFDDRAKKITKAFCKILNKIGVEFAVLGQEESCTGDPAKRAGNEFVFQMMALTNIEVLNAYEVKKIVTACPHCFNTLKNEYPSLGGHFDVVHHTQFLKTLMEEGRLKIEGGAFKGKKITFHDPCYLGRANDEYEAPRMLLEKLDAELVEMKRCKTNGLCCGAGGAQMFKEPEKGNKDINIERTEEALSFEPKVIATGCPFCNTMMTDGVKHFNKNTEVAVKDIVELLAEAEDL, from the coding sequence ATGGATTTCAATATAAAAACAATGGCAGAATATGCTGCCGAAGGAAAAGCCCCGGAAGTTTTATTTTGGGTTGGATGTGCGGGAAGCTTTGATGACCGTGCTAAAAAAATTACAAAAGCGTTTTGCAAGATATTAAATAAAATAGGGGTAGAATTTGCGGTTTTGGGACAGGAAGAAAGCTGTACCGGAGACCCTGCAAAAAGAGCAGGAAACGAATTCGTTTTCCAGATGATGGCCCTTACAAATATTGAAGTGCTGAATGCTTACGAAGTAAAGAAAATCGTAACGGCTTGTCCACACTGTTTCAACACCCTGAAAAATGAATACCCAAGCTTAGGTGGTCATTTTGACGTAGTACACCATACCCAGTTCCTTAAAACCTTAATGGAAGAAGGAAGGCTGAAAATAGAAGGAGGAGCATTCAAAGGGAAAAAAATCACTTTCCATGATCCGTGTTACCTGGGACGTGCCAATGACGAATATGAAGCTCCGAGAATGCTGCTTGAGAAGCTGGATGCTGAGCTTGTAGAAATGAAGCGTTGCAAGACCAACGGTCTTTGCTGTGGAGCAGGAGGAGCACAGATGTTTAAAGAACCTGAAAAAGGAAATAAAGACATCAATATTGAAAGAACAGAAGAAGCTTTATCTTTTGAACCAAAGGTAATTGCCACAGGATGCCCTTTCTGTAATACCATGATGACAGATGGTGTAAAACACTTTAACAAAAATACCGAAGTTGCCGTAAAAGATATCGTTGAACTTCTTGCTGAAGCAGAAGATTTATAA
- the asnB gene encoding asparagine synthase (glutamine-hydrolyzing) — protein MCGISGYYSFHKSISSTNILEMNQAIRHRGPDDEGFWLYDHDQGISFSGNDSTSKIKEQFPVLDERSSEIALGFRRLSIIDLSEKGHQPMLSENQQIIITFNGEIYNFKKLKKELEILGHFFQSNSDTEVILEAYQEWGNSAFAKLDGMFAICIVDLSSQKLTLARDRIGMKPLFYHQSEEGLVWASEIKALLKNEFVKPEINWNGVYTNFLFQTTLAPQTCFQDILSLEPGSFMVIDLTDQKITKEKFWTLPSPSMKDVSEEEAVRKIDELLSESISEQLYADVSVAVMMSGGIDSTLIASKSKSFNPNINTYTISYPFSEEEVKNASLAARHFGVSHDIKEVSDHEALEQLKENIQHFEEPYSSFEVLINAAKYAHDKDFKVVLSGNGADELFAGYSHTLKLNRWMLMRNFNFVSPFIFTKDKFSQRVKNYFSQDHMFDFFRQSQISMMPHEAKSLLQPDIYTKLDSKLSKYHASESKNYSGYFEYDMKYSLSSHHVFRDDLSAMKYSVEFRYPYLSNSLINYVASLPEKIRFNGIQNKPLLRKTAEKYLPESVLNMPKKGFSFPVHYFIKNEKRVRDFIVENLESLKKRNFFNAAVIDEWWNHQEYEYDWVKIWQLVTFELWYQKYFEK, from the coding sequence ATGTGCGGAATCAGCGGTTATTATTCATTTCATAAAAGTATTTCCTCAACAAATATTCTGGAAATGAATCAGGCGATCAGACATCGCGGACCGGATGATGAAGGATTCTGGCTGTATGATCATGACCAGGGGATTTCTTTTTCAGGAAATGATTCTACCTCAAAAATTAAAGAACAGTTTCCGGTTTTAGATGAAAGAAGTTCAGAGATTGCCTTGGGTTTCCGCAGACTATCCATTATTGACCTGTCCGAAAAAGGCCATCAGCCTATGCTCTCAGAGAATCAGCAGATCATTATTACTTTTAATGGAGAGATTTATAACTTTAAGAAATTAAAGAAAGAACTTGAGATTTTAGGACATTTTTTCCAAAGCAATTCTGATACGGAAGTTATTCTCGAGGCTTATCAGGAGTGGGGAAATTCAGCCTTTGCAAAGCTGGATGGGATGTTTGCGATCTGTATTGTTGATCTCTCCAGCCAGAAACTTACATTGGCAAGAGACAGAATAGGGATGAAACCACTCTTTTACCATCAGAGTGAAGAAGGATTGGTTTGGGCTTCGGAAATAAAAGCATTGTTGAAAAATGAATTTGTAAAACCTGAAATCAACTGGAATGGAGTGTATACCAATTTTCTTTTTCAAACAACATTGGCTCCCCAAACCTGCTTTCAGGATATTTTATCCCTGGAACCTGGTTCTTTTATGGTCATTGATTTAACAGATCAGAAAATTACCAAAGAAAAATTCTGGACACTGCCTTCACCGTCTATGAAGGATGTTTCGGAAGAAGAAGCTGTAAGAAAAATAGATGAATTGCTTTCTGAAAGTATATCAGAACAATTGTATGCAGATGTTTCTGTTGCAGTGATGATGAGCGGTGGGATAGATTCTACCTTAATTGCTTCAAAATCAAAATCTTTTAATCCAAATATTAATACTTACACCATATCTTACCCATTTTCTGAAGAAGAAGTAAAAAATGCATCTCTGGCTGCCAGACATTTTGGCGTTTCGCATGATATAAAAGAGGTGAGTGATCATGAAGCGCTGGAGCAGCTTAAGGAAAATATCCAGCACTTTGAAGAACCTTACAGCAGCTTTGAAGTCTTGATCAATGCAGCAAAATATGCACATGATAAAGATTTTAAAGTTGTACTAAGCGGAAATGGAGCCGATGAACTTTTTGCCGGCTATTCCCATACTCTGAAGCTGAATAGATGGATGCTGATGAGGAATTTCAATTTTGTAAGCCCTTTTATTTTCACAAAAGATAAATTTTCTCAACGGGTAAAAAATTATTTCTCTCAGGATCATATGTTTGATTTTTTCAGACAGAGTCAGATCAGCATGATGCCTCATGAGGCTAAATCTCTCCTCCAACCAGATATTTATACTAAACTTGACTCAAAGCTTTCAAAATACCACGCTTCGGAATCAAAAAACTATTCCGGGTATTTTGAATATGATATGAAATATTCGCTGTCTTCCCATCATGTATTTCGGGATGATCTGAGTGCGATGAAATATAGTGTGGAATTCCGTTATCCTTACCTGAGCAACAGCCTGATCAATTATGTAGCTTCATTGCCTGAAAAGATTAGATTTAATGGAATTCAGAATAAACCATTACTGCGTAAAACAGCTGAAAAATATCTCCCTGAATCTGTTTTGAATATGCCTAAAAAAGGGTTTTCCTTTCCGGTTCATTATTTCATTAAAAACGAAAAAAGAGTGAGAGATTTCATTGTTGAAAATCTTGAAAGTTTAAAAAAGAGAAATTTCTTTAACGCTGCAGTGATTGATGAATGGTGGAACCACCAGGAATATGAATATGACTGGGTGAAAATCTGGCAGCTGGTTACTTTTGAACTGTGGTATCAGAAATATTTTGAAAAATAA
- the ccoG gene encoding cytochrome c oxidase accessory protein CcoG has product MSDIEEIEVRGGQGQVLDPETYRDSIGTMEQSGKRRWVFPRKPKGKYTNYRNIVSYLLLIIYFTLPFIKINGNPLLLFNVIDREFFIFGQPFYPQDFFILTLGAIASLIFIIVFTIAFGRIFCGWICPQTIFMESIFRKIEYLIEGDRNKQMKLDRQEWNSEKIWKRSLKWSVYIIISLVITHFMFMYIVGYEEVFKIIGEGPFAHPTNFIVMILLTAAFYFVFAWFREQVCTLVCPYGRLQGVLIDKDTINVFYDFKRGENRSKWRKGEDRQAAGKGDCIDCHQCVVVCPTGIDIRDGQQLECINCTACIDACDEVMEKVGLPKGLIRYASENEIEKQTQFKFTGRMKGFTVFLFLLVGFLGYLLYSRGEMEAKFIKPAGSTFFVRDGKITNTYNYTFLNKTNDKKIVTIKVIDPAHGEITYSASSKIQVDRDKISKGTINISFPEDEMKLSKQNITIGVYDMKGKLIDSYQTYFEGPFKLQF; this is encoded by the coding sequence ATGTCAGACATAGAAGAAATAGAAGTACGCGGCGGACAGGGACAGGTTCTGGACCCTGAGACTTACAGAGATTCTATAGGGACAATGGAGCAATCCGGAAAAAGAAGATGGGTATTCCCAAGAAAGCCTAAAGGGAAGTATACCAACTATAGAAACATTGTAAGCTATTTATTATTAATTATTTATTTTACATTACCGTTTATCAAAATCAATGGTAATCCATTATTGTTGTTCAATGTCATAGACAGAGAGTTTTTCATCTTTGGACAGCCTTTCTATCCACAAGACTTTTTTATCCTCACTTTAGGTGCTATTGCATCTTTAATCTTCATTATTGTTTTTACGATTGCGTTCGGAAGAATTTTCTGCGGGTGGATTTGCCCTCAGACAATTTTTATGGAATCGATCTTCCGTAAAATAGAATATCTGATTGAAGGTGACCGAAACAAGCAGATGAAGCTGGACAGACAGGAGTGGAACAGTGAAAAGATCTGGAAAAGAAGTTTGAAATGGTCTGTTTATATCATCATTTCATTGGTGATCACCCACTTTATGTTCATGTATATTGTAGGATATGAAGAGGTATTTAAGATCATTGGTGAAGGACCATTTGCACATCCTACCAATTTTATCGTAATGATTCTTCTTACCGCTGCATTTTATTTTGTATTTGCATGGTTCAGAGAGCAGGTTTGTACATTGGTATGCCCATACGGAAGACTTCAGGGAGTATTGATTGATAAAGACACCATCAATGTTTTCTATGATTTTAAAAGAGGAGAAAACAGATCAAAATGGAGAAAAGGTGAAGACCGTCAGGCTGCTGGCAAAGGAGATTGTATAGACTGTCACCAGTGTGTAGTAGTATGTCCTACCGGAATTGACATCAGAGACGGACAACAATTGGAATGTATAAACTGTACAGCCTGTATTGACGCCTGTGATGAAGTAATGGAAAAAGTAGGACTTCCGAAAGGACTGATCCGATATGCTTCTGAAAACGAAATTGAAAAACAAACTCAATTTAAGTTTACAGGCAGAATGAAAGGATTTACAGTATTCTTATTCCTTTTGGTAGGATTCTTAGGATACCTTCTGTACAGCCGTGGTGAGATGGAGGCTAAATTCATCAAGCCGGCAGGGAGTACATTCTTTGTAAGAGATGGTAAAATTACCAATACCTATAATTATACTTTCCTTAATAAAACAAACGACAAAAAAATCGTTACTATCAAAGTGATTGATCCGGCACATGGTGAAATTACTTATAGTGCATCAAGCAAAATTCAGGTAGACAGGGATAAAATTTCAAAAGGAACGATTAATATCAGCTTCCCGGAAGATGAAATGAAACTCTCTAAACAGAATATCACAATTGGCGTTTATGATATGAAGGGTAAACTGATTGATTCATACCAGACTTATTTTGAAGGGCCATTTAAACTGCAATTTTAA
- the serS gene encoding serine--tRNA ligase, which yields MLQVNFLRDNKERVLEGLKKRQFKNLELVDEAIAADDERKRIQFELDSQLSEINKISKEIGLLMKEGKKEEAESAKSKTAQYKESSSELKSQLEVKENDLLNILYQLPNIPNELVKSGASADDNEMIFQSHPVEGLGEGAIPHWELAKKYNLIDFELGVKIAGAGFPVYLGKGARLQRALVQYFLDKNVEKGYTEVNPPHVVNEASGFGTGQLPDKEGQMYYINEDKLYLIPTAEVPVTNLYRDVLLDEKDLPIKNTAFSQCYRREAGSYGAHVRGLNRLHQFEKVEIVRIEKPENSYAVLEEMVEHIKEILTDLELPFRVLRLCGGDTGFASAMTYDFEVWSAAQEMWLEVSSVSNFETFQANRLKCRYKGDGKSQLVHTLNGSAMALPRIMAALLENNQTAEGIKLPKKIAEYARFEVIN from the coding sequence ATGTTACAAGTCAATTTTTTGCGCGACAATAAAGAACGCGTTTTAGAAGGTCTTAAGAAAAGACAATTCAAAAATCTTGAGTTGGTGGACGAGGCTATCGCTGCCGACGACGAAAGAAAAAGAATCCAGTTTGAACTAGATTCCCAGCTTTCCGAAATCAACAAAATTTCGAAAGAAATCGGGCTTTTGATGAAAGAAGGGAAAAAAGAAGAAGCGGAATCTGCAAAATCTAAAACAGCACAATACAAAGAGTCGAGCTCAGAATTGAAATCCCAGTTAGAAGTTAAAGAAAACGACTTACTGAATATTCTGTATCAGCTTCCGAACATTCCAAATGAATTGGTAAAAAGCGGTGCTTCTGCTGATGATAATGAAATGATTTTCCAGTCTCATCCGGTAGAAGGTCTTGGTGAAGGAGCTATTCCTCACTGGGAACTGGCCAAAAAATATAACCTTATTGATTTTGAATTAGGGGTTAAAATTGCAGGAGCAGGTTTTCCTGTTTATTTAGGGAAAGGAGCAAGATTGCAGAGAGCTTTGGTTCAGTATTTCTTAGATAAAAACGTAGAGAAGGGGTATACAGAAGTAAATCCTCCTCACGTTGTAAATGAAGCATCAGGTTTTGGAACCGGGCAGCTGCCGGATAAAGAAGGACAGATGTATTATATCAACGAAGATAAATTATATCTTATTCCTACAGCAGAAGTACCTGTAACGAATCTTTACCGTGATGTATTGCTGGATGAAAAAGATCTTCCGATTAAAAATACAGCATTCTCTCAGTGTTACAGAAGAGAAGCGGGAAGCTACGGAGCTCACGTAAGAGGATTGAACCGTCTTCACCAGTTTGAAAAAGTAGAGATTGTAAGAATTGAAAAGCCTGAAAACTCTTATGCTGTTTTGGAAGAAATGGTAGAGCACATCAAAGAAATTCTTACAGACCTTGAGCTTCCATTCAGAGTATTAAGACTTTGTGGGGGTGATACTGGTTTTGCTTCTGCAATGACGTATGATTTTGAAGTATGGAGTGCAGCTCAGGAAATGTGGCTGGAAGTAAGCTCTGTGTCTAACTTTGAAACGTTCCAGGCTAACAGATTGAAATGCCGTTACAAAGGAGATGGCAAATCTCAATTGGTTCACACTCTGAATGGATCTGCAATGGCACTGCCAAGAATTATGGCGGCATTGCTTGAAAACAACCAGACAGCAGAGGGAATCAAACTTCCTAAGAAGATTGCAGAATACGCTAGATTTGAAGTAATCAACTAA
- a CDS encoding cbb3-type cytochrome c oxidase subunit 3: MIPQNFKDILSNTENAGFYQTLALIFFMLFFIALVIYVFSRPKKYYKEEEEAPLGDDEDDDFNLKN, encoded by the coding sequence ATGATTCCTCAGAACTTTAAAGATATATTATCCAATACAGAAAACGCTGGTTTTTACCAGACGCTGGCTCTGATTTTCTTTATGCTGTTCTTCATAGCTTTAGTAATCTATGTTTTTAGCAGACCTAAGAAATATTACAAAGAAGAAGAAGAAGCACCACTTGGGGATGATGAGGATGACGATTTTAATTTAAAAAATTAA
- a CDS encoding FixH family protein, giving the protein MKNFSWGHGVVIALLAFIVFILSMMFLFPNGQKNSEMVTDNYYEEELKYQDVIDAKKKADELQEKPVYSQDTKGIKITFPKEYNNSNTTVKFVLNRTDDQNLDIKKSVQLDASQSFTIPAQVLKVGNYTLRLSWTKDKADYRMDYDVIWK; this is encoded by the coding sequence ATGAAGAACTTTAGTTGGGGACACGGTGTTGTAATTGCATTACTTGCATTCATAGTTTTTATACTATCCATGATGTTTCTTTTCCCGAACGGGCAGAAAAACTCTGAAATGGTAACAGATAATTATTACGAAGAGGAGTTGAAGTACCAAGATGTGATTGATGCGAAGAAAAAAGCAGATGAGTTACAGGAAAAACCTGTATACAGCCAGGATACCAAAGGAATTAAAATTACTTTTCCAAAAGAATATAACAACTCAAATACTACGGTAAAATTTGTTTTAAACAGAACCGACGACCAGAATTTAGATATCAAAAAATCTGTACAGCTTGATGCCAGCCAGTCTTTCACAATACCAGCACAGGTATTGAAAGTAGGAAACTACACATTAAGATTAAGTTGGACAAAAGATAAAGCAGACTACCGAATGGATTATGACGTGATATGGAAATAG
- a CDS encoding cbb3-type cytochrome c oxidase N-terminal domain-containing protein, protein MKQRTPVVVNILIIIGLLIVFYYLFVQSYAFLASPYFWGTVVIAGILAYIHGAIGDLIENNKFKKLSPEEKAAYLAEKKVPFLKRMYLAAFKKQSETEEKDILIDHGFDGIMELDNQLPKWWVGLFYFGTAFCIVYIAAYSFTDFAHPLSEYEKEYKEQLASIEEYQKTQPPVTIETAKYSADNIAEGKELFKTNCASCHKEDGSGGIGPNLTDNYWINQPEKTLFKNVFHMDWNGSPTNPAMRAFGKNGEVSGAEIEKIAAYVYHINQEQPPVTQAQGGAAPQGTEAHWEKE, encoded by the coding sequence ATGAAACAAAGAACACCTGTTGTCGTAAACATCTTAATAATAATCGGGCTTTTAATAGTTTTTTATTATTTATTTGTACAGAGCTACGCGTTCCTAGCTTCGCCTTACTTCTGGGGAACTGTTGTGATCGCTGGTATCCTTGCCTATATCCATGGTGCAATTGGAGATCTGATTGAAAACAACAAATTCAAAAAATTATCTCCAGAAGAGAAAGCAGCTTATCTAGCTGAAAAGAAAGTTCCTTTCTTAAAAAGAATGTATTTGGCTGCATTCAAAAAGCAATCTGAAACTGAAGAAAAAGATATCCTTATTGACCACGGTTTCGATGGAATCATGGAGCTGGATAACCAGTTACCAAAATGGTGGGTAGGTTTATTCTATTTTGGGACCGCATTTTGTATTGTGTATATTGCAGCATACTCTTTCACAGACTTCGCTCACCCGTTAAGCGAATATGAAAAAGAATATAAAGAACAGTTGGCAAGTATTGAAGAATATCAAAAAACTCAACCTCCTGTTACGATAGAAACAGCAAAATACTCTGCTGATAATATTGCAGAAGGGAAAGAATTATTTAAAACAAACTGTGCATCTTGTCACAAAGAAGACGGTAGTGGAGGTATCGGACCAAACCTTACTGATAACTACTGGATCAACCAGCCTGAGAAAACGTTATTCAAAAACGTATTCCATATGGACTGGAATGGTTCTCCTACTAACCCTGCGATGAGAGCATTCGGTAAAAACGGAGAAGTTTCAGGTGCAGAGATTGAAAAGATTGCAGCGTATGTATATCACATCAATCAGGAACAACCACCGGTGACTCAGGCTCAAGGAGGAGCAGCTCCTCAAGGAACTGAAGCACATTGGGAAAAAGAATAA